The following proteins are encoded in a genomic region of Trueperaceae bacterium:
- the priA gene encoding primosomal protein N', translating into MVKKIKLVIILVIVKTGGREGYNYLVIEALDVLFPLPVPPFRYLAPLNQPEGPLGARVAVPWQDRVRIGIVVAKTSVEPTRAGDLREAIGWLDSTSHLQEGACHLILELAETTATPAGLVLTTLVKSGLNSPLNHAIRAVKDVDLESLSADTWRNVDSVEPRLVDLWRKQGLIEERITLQPHVVRVLEVLKPPDEGLSGKRQSRQLRALNHLVDAGRVDSVKDLAKQAGVTEGVIRGLVQKGYVGYGEVPESNVTLPPLEQIEMPPLDTKKLILSERSFLSGGTRLSRLSFLLHTIKKDLSAGAGVIVLVPERSQLERVAGAFSTAGLPVVALSGKRSDRQREYIWRELSRDKPCVLVTTYLGVLSPLKNLGRIVILDVSSPTYKLDSGPRIVTPRVAEMLAEKHKIPIVFEDILETAEWVEGIDQENRHQIPRPKRRQFTAPLSDSPNWPLGPDLIRVLKQVKDRNRQAIVIAPRRGYSAALGCLACGHIMMCPNCDLSLRYHREETRLRCHQCEHAEGSPVCCPSCGDENLDAVRGPGTQWVASAIRKFLPDFVVARYDADHRDSLNEFHNGKPGVVVGTTALLRIPPLPNLALIGITLFESFLTQGDFRAEEGALRLLLALDELSMHTKPLIVIQAFNTDHEVIQVAGKPTKESMDNFGNAVEKRRERFGYPPFGHLARVQFAGRYQDQTRQAAHTLAVKLENSDLPPTVYGPAPATVARQRGRYVYNLLIRTETRTQLGDILRETDLGSSAATKVRIDIDPYDVGEFLE; encoded by the coding sequence ATGGTGAAAAAAATAAAACTCGTGATTATTCTGGTTATCGTCAAAACGGGGGGGCGCGAAGGATACAATTACCTCGTGATAGAAGCGCTTGACGTTCTGTTTCCCTTACCCGTCCCACCTTTCCGGTACCTTGCACCGTTAAATCAGCCGGAGGGACCCCTTGGGGCGCGGGTGGCTGTTCCGTGGCAGGATCGGGTAAGGATTGGCATTGTAGTCGCTAAGACCTCTGTTGAGCCTACTCGTGCTGGTGATCTTCGTGAAGCTATCGGTTGGCTAGACTCCACTTCCCATCTCCAAGAGGGAGCCTGCCACTTGATCCTTGAGCTCGCCGAAACTACAGCTACCCCAGCCGGCTTGGTTTTAACCACCTTGGTCAAATCCGGCCTCAATTCTCCCCTGAATCACGCTATTAGGGCTGTGAAAGACGTCGATTTAGAGTCTCTCAGCGCTGATACCTGGCGGAATGTCGATTCAGTTGAACCTCGACTGGTAGACCTCTGGCGAAAACAAGGTTTAATCGAAGAAAGAATAACGTTACAACCACATGTTGTCAGGGTGTTAGAAGTCCTCAAGCCGCCCGATGAGGGTTTATCCGGAAAGCGGCAATCCCGGCAACTTAGGGCGCTTAATCACCTCGTCGATGCAGGTCGCGTTGATTCAGTAAAAGATTTAGCCAAACAGGCTGGCGTCACCGAAGGAGTCATACGAGGCTTGGTGCAAAAGGGGTACGTCGGCTACGGAGAAGTCCCAGAATCGAATGTGACACTCCCCCCGCTAGAACAGATAGAAATGCCTCCCCTAGATACTAAAAAGCTAATACTTTCCGAGCGTTCTTTCTTGAGCGGAGGGACCCGTCTATCTCGCCTATCTTTTCTTTTGCACACCATTAAAAAAGATTTGAGTGCCGGAGCTGGGGTAATCGTATTGGTTCCAGAACGCTCACAACTAGAGCGGGTCGCAGGTGCATTTAGCACAGCAGGATTACCAGTCGTCGCTTTAAGTGGAAAGAGGTCGGATCGTCAGCGCGAGTACATTTGGCGAGAATTATCTCGCGATAAACCTTGTGTACTAGTTACAACATATCTCGGGGTCTTATCGCCATTAAAAAACCTTGGTCGTATCGTTATATTAGACGTGAGCAGCCCAACTTATAAACTTGATTCAGGCCCCCGGATTGTCACACCCAGAGTAGCAGAGATGCTTGCCGAAAAACATAAAATCCCAATAGTTTTTGAAGACATATTAGAAACAGCCGAATGGGTCGAGGGTATAGATCAAGAAAATCGACATCAGATACCCCGGCCAAAACGCCGACAATTCACAGCGCCGCTATCAGACTCACCAAATTGGCCCCTAGGCCCCGACCTCATAAGGGTTCTCAAACAGGTTAAAGACCGGAATCGTCAGGCGATAGTTATCGCCCCAAGAAGAGGATACTCTGCAGCTTTGGGTTGTCTTGCTTGCGGCCACATTATGATGTGCCCCAATTGTGACTTGAGCTTGCGATACCACCGTGAAGAAACCCGACTCCGTTGCCACCAATGCGAACATGCAGAGGGGTCACCCGTGTGTTGTCCATCATGCGGAGACGAAAACCTTGATGCTGTCCGTGGCCCCGGCACCCAATGGGTCGCTTCAGCAATTCGCAAGTTCCTACCAGATTTTGTTGTTGCAAGGTACGACGCTGATCATCGCGACTCGCTAAACGAATTCCATAACGGAAAACCAGGTGTGGTTGTTGGAACTACCGCGTTACTACGGATTCCACCCTTACCTAACCTCGCTCTAATTGGAATTACTTTATTCGAATCGTTTCTCACCCAAGGAGATTTTCGAGCAGAGGAGGGAGCACTGCGTTTATTACTCGCGCTCGATGAACTATCAATGCACACAAAACCACTAATAGTTATTCAGGCTTTCAATACCGATCATGAGGTTATCCAAGTCGCCGGCAAACCCACTAAAGAGTCGATGGATAACTTCGGTAATGCGGTAGAGAAGCGAAGAGAGCGTTTTGGTTACCCACCCTTTGGTCACCTGGCCCGGGTTCAATTTGCTGGTCGGTACCAGGATCAGACTCGGCAAGCAGCTCATACATTAGCCGTTAAACTAGAAAATTCGGACTTACCGCCAACTGTTTACGGTCCCGCTCCCGCAACAGTAGCCCGACAACGAGGAAGGTATGTCTACAACCTTCTAATTCGCACAGAAACGAGAACGCAACTTGGCGATATTTTGCGGGAAACTGACCTAGGATCGAGCGCTGCAACCAAAGTGCGAATCGATATTGACCCTTATGATGTCGGAGAATTCTTGGAATAG
- a CDS encoding phytanoyl-CoA dioxygenase family protein codes for MLTESQIQEFKKRGFLNGGVFLSDDIVEVLRSEVMRVIEERDRTDIPQPAVTRDVSPYAAEMMDSEKGKELWQIINIWQGSQLFYEHLVSHKEIAKAIAQLTDASELRVWHDQIQYKPPQLGGVQRWHQDAPLWPVIEPMTEVSAWIALDDVDYENGCMSMVPGSHRWGDAQSFLDTVPEYDLPSTYKDHKIETVLCPVKKGEVHFHHALTWHGSHSNTSARPRRALAIHYMTENTRFVESGEHVIKHLIEVEGGAKMEGQYFPQVYP; via the coding sequence ATGCTTACGGAATCTCAAATACAAGAGTTCAAAAAGCGAGGTTTTCTGAACGGTGGGGTGTTTCTCAGTGACGATATAGTGGAAGTGTTGCGCAGTGAGGTCATGCGCGTAATTGAGGAGCGTGACCGAACGGACATTCCTCAACCCGCTGTCACACGTGACGTTTCGCCTTACGCCGCTGAAATGATGGATTCAGAAAAGGGCAAGGAACTCTGGCAAATCATCAATATTTGGCAGGGAAGCCAGCTTTTCTATGAACACCTCGTGAGTCACAAGGAGATTGCAAAAGCGATAGCCCAACTCACTGACGCTAGTGAGCTCCGTGTTTGGCACGACCAGATTCAATACAAACCACCCCAGCTTGGTGGAGTTCAAAGATGGCACCAAGATGCTCCCTTGTGGCCCGTTATTGAACCCATGACGGAAGTGTCCGCCTGGATTGCACTCGACGACGTGGATTATGAGAATGGTTGCATGAGCATGGTGCCAGGTTCACACCGATGGGGTGACGCCCAATCGTTCCTAGACACAGTTCCAGAATATGATCTTCCTTCCACCTATAAAGATCACAAGATAGAGACGGTTCTGTGCCCGGTGAAGAAAGGGGAGGTGCACTTCCATCACGCGCTCACTTGGCACGGGTCACATTCCAACACGAGTGCCCGGCCGCGGCGAGCCTTGGCAATTCATTACATGACTGAAAACACACGATTCGTGGAGAGCGGTGAACACGTAATCAAACATCTGATAGAGGTGGAGGGCGGAGCTAAGATGGAGGGACAGTATTTCCCGCAAGTGTACCCCTGA
- a CDS encoding DNA-binding response regulator: MDRRPQILIVEDEKEIAKFIDLEFQAENYSTIVTYDGVTGLSKFRELNPDLVVLDLMLPVLNGLEVARRIRKTSNTPIIILTAKDGVEDKVTGLDSGADDYLVKPFSIEELLARVRAHLRRVNPAVTGDVRVADLVMNLDGRESFRDGRRIDLSAKEFELLELLARNPGKVFNRFEIEEKVWPEYTGGSNVVDVYIGYLRRKLEGEAERRLIHTVRGVGYVLREE, from the coding sequence ATGGATAGAAGACCTCAAATACTTATCGTTGAGGATGAGAAGGAGATCGCTAAGTTTATTGATCTTGAATTCCAAGCAGAAAATTATTCGACCATTGTGACTTATGACGGGGTAACAGGCCTTTCTAAGTTTCGGGAACTAAATCCTGATTTGGTAGTGCTAGATTTAATGCTTCCCGTATTGAATGGCCTCGAAGTGGCGCGACGGATTCGTAAGACAAGTAACACGCCGATTATTATTCTCACCGCTAAAGATGGTGTTGAAGATAAGGTAACTGGGCTTGATTCAGGGGCTGATGACTATTTAGTTAAGCCTTTTTCGATTGAGGAATTGCTTGCGCGGGTCCGTGCTCACCTAAGGCGAGTCAATCCGGCTGTTACCGGTGATGTTCGTGTTGCCGATCTTGTTATGAATCTTGATGGTAGGGAGAGTTTCCGGGATGGGCGTAGGATTGACCTTTCTGCTAAGGAATTTGAACTTTTAGAACTTTTGGCTAGAAATCCCGGGAAAGTTTTCAATCGCTTTGAAATTGAGGAGAAGGTGTGGCCAGAATACACCGGTGGTAGTAACGTAGTTGATGTATATATTGGTTACCTGCGCCGTAAACTTGAGGGAGAAGCCGAGCGGAGGTTAATTCACACCGTTCGTGGTGTCGGTTACGTTTTGCGGGAAGAGTAA
- a CDS encoding xylose isomerase, whose product MLPAVAAKVEDKVGFIEKAASIGVDAIELLFVDDEFEALCDAAAQHGLKVAGMGGHQSLGDGLNNPANHDRIEDELKTSIDLASSLRIASMICFSGNRIPGMSEDEAVINTAAGLRRAAPYAEAKGVTLNLELLNSRVDHPGYQCDRTAWGVQVVEQVGSERVKLLYDIYHMQIMEGDVIRTMLDNLGAIGHLHTAGNPGRNDLDDEQELYYPGICRALANAGYQHYIGHEFVPKGDPVAALRQAYERCTGD is encoded by the coding sequence ATGCTACCGGCAGTTGCAGCAAAAGTAGAGGACAAAGTCGGTTTTATTGAAAAGGCTGCAAGCATCGGAGTGGACGCAATCGAGCTTCTGTTCGTCGACGATGAGTTCGAAGCCCTATGCGACGCAGCAGCTCAACATGGGCTCAAGGTAGCCGGCATGGGCGGACACCAGTCACTAGGAGACGGCCTGAACAACCCCGCAAATCACGACCGTATCGAGGACGAACTAAAGACATCTATCGACCTAGCCTCGTCACTGCGTATCGCCAGCATGATCTGCTTCAGTGGCAACCGCATTCCGGGGATGAGTGAAGACGAAGCGGTTATTAACACCGCAGCGGGCCTCCGCCGGGCAGCACCATACGCCGAGGCAAAAGGCGTGACACTAAACCTGGAACTACTTAACTCGAGAGTGGACCACCCGGGCTATCAGTGTGATCGAACGGCTTGGGGAGTGCAGGTAGTCGAGCAGGTAGGTAGCGAGCGCGTGAAACTCCTGTACGACATTTACCACATGCAAATCATGGAGGGAGACGTGATCCGGACTATGCTCGACAACCTGGGAGCTATCGGTCACCTCCATACTGCTGGTAACCCCGGAAGGAATGATCTGGATGACGAACAGGAGCTGTATTACCCCGGCATTTGTAGGGCGCTAGCCAACGCGGGATACCAGCACTACATCGGTCACGAATTCGTCCCCAAGGGAGACCCCGTTGCAGCGCTACGTCAGGCCTATGAGAGATGCACAGGAGACTAG
- a CDS encoding phosphoribosylformylglycinamidine cyclo-ligase, translated as MTRRNAYQQSGVDIGAAEQGINEAKLAVLDTYTPEVSSEFGAFAGLYRLNLDSEEVTLAASTDGVGTKTVLAVQANQLEGLGFDLINHGVNDLLGQGALPLFALDYLASNKLNPQDITTILKSIANACRKVGIPLLGGETAEMPDVYNPGEIDLVGTVVGVVQPGINFDRERVEEGDLLLGLPSNGLHTNGYTLARKALTNNLQDPLGTQTVLGALLVPHQNYVNEVKPLLEQPSCIKGIAHITGGGIPDNLARILPPTMGAHINRDAWCPPEIFQLIQDQSEATTIDMFGTFNMGIGMIFVVSPEDRVEVTTRSSGSLIELGHVIAEPNITFSPQL; from the coding sequence ATGACTCGTAGAAATGCATACCAGCAGTCCGGAGTAGATATTGGCGCAGCCGAACAGGGCATCAACGAGGCTAAGTTAGCTGTGCTCGACACCTACACGCCTGAGGTATCCAGTGAGTTTGGGGCCTTTGCTGGCCTTTATCGTTTAAATCTTGACTCTGAAGAAGTAACTTTGGCGGCCTCAACTGACGGTGTTGGAACAAAAACAGTACTTGCTGTTCAAGCAAACCAGCTCGAAGGACTTGGTTTTGACCTGATCAATCACGGAGTTAACGATCTTCTTGGGCAAGGGGCTCTGCCTCTTTTCGCACTAGATTACCTAGCTAGCAATAAGCTCAATCCTCAAGACATCACCACTATCCTTAAAAGCATCGCTAACGCATGTCGAAAAGTCGGCATCCCGCTTTTAGGTGGCGAAACGGCAGAAATGCCGGATGTTTATAACCCAGGTGAGATTGACCTTGTTGGGACGGTAGTTGGCGTAGTACAACCCGGAATAAATTTTGATCGAGAGCGAGTCGAAGAAGGCGACCTGTTACTTGGCTTACCTTCTAACGGCCTCCACACAAACGGCTATACCCTTGCGCGTAAAGCATTAACTAACAACTTACAAGACCCTCTAGGCACCCAAACTGTTTTAGGAGCTTTACTAGTTCCTCACCAGAATTATGTGAATGAAGTGAAACCCTTGCTCGAACAACCAAGCTGTATCAAAGGAATTGCTCATATCACTGGGGGGGGCATTCCTGACAATCTGGCTAGAATCTTACCCCCCACTATGGGCGCTCACATAAACCGCGATGCCTGGTGTCCACCAGAAATATTCCAATTAATCCAGGATCAATCCGAAGCCACTACCATCGATATGTTCGGTACTTTCAATATGGGTATCGGAATGATCTTCGTAGTATCGCCAGAGGACCGGGTGGAAGTTACCACCCGGTCCTCTGGATCACTTATTGAACTTGGTCACGTTATTGCAGAGCCTAACATCACGTTTTCCCCGCAACTCTAG
- a CDS encoding NYN domain-containing protein: protein MALTTALKPCLRRLTLSERVAVFVDGSNLYNGMRENLGNTRVNLEELISQLSRGRQIIRTYYYNAPLTEDYDSELRDGQTRFFESLRRIPYVTVRLGRLHKRTDGTFVEKGIDVALTVEALSLAYEDSFDVAILVSGDGDYIELVEAVKRRGKHVECTMFKSQSAGLLVEYADLFQPLDELDWAKILF from the coding sequence ATGGCCTTGACCACAGCACTAAAGCCTTGCCTTAGGAGGCTAACCTTGAGTGAACGCGTAGCGGTATTTGTCGACGGAAGCAATCTTTATAACGGAATGCGGGAAAATCTTGGTAACACCCGCGTAAACTTAGAGGAATTAATATCTCAGCTGAGCCGCGGGCGCCAAATAATTCGCACCTATTATTACAACGCACCTCTCACAGAAGATTATGACTCTGAGTTGCGTGACGGACAAACGCGCTTCTTTGAATCACTACGGCGCATCCCTTATGTCACCGTAAGGTTAGGACGCCTGCATAAGCGCACTGACGGTACCTTCGTAGAAAAGGGTATCGATGTTGCATTGACTGTTGAAGCTCTCAGTCTGGCATACGAAGACTCATTTGATGTTGCAATACTAGTCTCTGGTGATGGGGACTACATTGAGTTAGTTGAGGCCGTTAAACGCCGAGGCAAGCACGTTGAATGCACTATGTTTAAGAGTCAATCTGCGGGCCTCTTAGTAGAATATGCTGACCTGTTTCAGCCACTCGACGAACTAGACTGGGCCAAGATTTTGTTCTAA
- a CDS encoding membrane protease subunit, stomatin/prohibitin: MLILVGVVLLIGGIVLVVQGVQSNQPSQRSLGGIAVIAGLVITLLSNAFVVVPAGNAGVVFNVFGGVQDGELPEGFHVILPFIQKVTLYDVRQQELTLSQNTGDQITSRSSEGLEINADATILYQVVPTEAAEIHQDIGPSFVDVRVRPEVRSQIRDAIAQFNAAELISTRRQEVSALIEKGLSEVLAADNIRVLAVLLRDVRIPNSITQAIEQKQAAEQQIQVEENRRQQAQIAAQRAIIEAEGERDAKIARAEGEARALELRGEAIRTNPEIIQLEVAERLAPGIQTIMLPSESNFLLDFRGITKP, encoded by the coding sequence CTGTTGATTTTGGTAGGTGTAGTACTTCTTATTGGCGGCATAGTTCTTGTTGTACAGGGCGTTCAATCGAACCAACCGTCCCAAAGGAGTTTAGGTGGAATAGCTGTTATAGCGGGTTTAGTAATAACCTTGCTTTCTAATGCGTTTGTTGTTGTACCAGCAGGTAATGCTGGAGTAGTGTTTAATGTTTTTGGGGGAGTACAAGACGGGGAATTGCCCGAAGGATTCCACGTTATTTTGCCCTTTATACAAAAGGTCACTCTCTACGATGTGCGTCAACAGGAGTTAACTCTTTCTCAGAACACAGGAGATCAAATTACGTCTAGATCTTCTGAGGGTTTAGAGATTAACGCGGATGCTACTATTCTCTACCAAGTTGTCCCAACGGAAGCTGCGGAAATTCATCAGGATATTGGGCCGTCTTTTGTTGATGTTCGCGTACGTCCCGAAGTTCGAAGTCAAATTCGGGATGCCATAGCACAATTCAACGCCGCTGAACTTATTTCAACCCGGCGGCAAGAGGTAAGCGCATTAATAGAAAAGGGTCTGTCAGAAGTCCTTGCGGCTGACAACATCAGGGTTCTAGCAGTGCTACTCCGAGACGTGCGCATTCCGAACTCCATTACTCAGGCTATTGAGCAAAAGCAAGCTGCAGAACAGCAGATTCAGGTTGAGGAGAACCGACGTCAGCAAGCCCAGATTGCAGCTCAACGAGCTATTATTGAAGCAGAAGGTGAACGGGATGCGAAGATAGCTAGGGCTGAAGGTGAAGCTCGGGCGCTGGAATTGCGTGGTGAAGCGATCCGTACGAATCCTGAAATTATTCAGCTTGAGGTTGCTGAACGCCTCGCGCCTGGTATTCAGACGATAATGTTGCCCTCGGAATCTAATTTCCTTCTGGATTTTAGGGGAATTACGAAACCATAA
- a CDS encoding ABC transporter permease — translation MFGFLLSRAGFAVITILLASVLNFLLISLPPGDYIARLEAQQSRQSGVVTKLEYVRVRYGLDKPIIVQYWKWITGFVQGDLGLSMKYETEVSDLVGGRLVLSLILSTATLLFTWAVAIPIGVYVAVRKYGLADNILTIVGFIGLALPNFLLALLLVYISLFWFDAKSVGGLFSREFRDAAWSFARVWDLMQHLWIPVIVIGTAGTAGLIRIMRTNLLETFGEMYILTARAKGLRERTVVWKHAVRVAINPLISILGMSLPFIIGGEIIVSIVLNLPTLGPLFYEALLLQDMYLAGGILMILTLLLVIGNFLADLLLVWSDPRIKFS, via the coding sequence ATGTTCGGGTTCCTTTTAAGTAGGGCAGGGTTCGCCGTAATTACAATTCTTCTTGCTTCTGTCCTTAATTTCCTTCTCATTTCTCTTCCCCCTGGGGATTACATTGCAAGGTTGGAAGCACAACAGTCGCGACAATCGGGAGTCGTAACGAAACTCGAGTATGTTCGCGTTCGTTATGGTTTGGATAAACCGATTATTGTCCAGTACTGGAAATGGATTACGGGTTTTGTACAGGGAGATTTGGGACTCTCCATGAAATACGAGACTGAAGTTAGTGATTTGGTTGGTGGTCGCTTGGTCCTATCCCTGATTCTCTCCACAGCGACACTGCTCTTTACTTGGGCTGTGGCGATTCCCATCGGGGTGTACGTGGCAGTACGTAAGTACGGCCTTGCTGATAACATCCTTACCATCGTTGGCTTCATCGGGCTTGCCCTACCGAACTTCCTCCTTGCGTTGCTTCTCGTATACATCTCCTTATTCTGGTTTGACGCCAAATCTGTTGGTGGTTTGTTCTCTCGTGAGTTCCGCGACGCTGCCTGGAGTTTCGCTAGGGTGTGGGATTTAATGCAACACCTGTGGATTCCAGTAATAGTCATAGGTACCGCGGGTACCGCGGGACTTATTCGCATCATGCGCACAAACTTACTTGAGACTTTCGGGGAAATGTATATTTTGACTGCGAGGGCCAAAGGGCTGCGCGAGCGAACTGTGGTGTGGAAGCACGCTGTGCGGGTAGCGATAAACCCGCTGATTAGTATTTTGGGCATGTCACTGCCGTTCATTATTGGTGGTGAGATTATTGTCTCGATCGTCCTAAACCTACCCACATTAGGACCGCTTTTTTACGAAGCCTTACTACTTCAAGATATGTATCTCGCTGGCGGTATTTTGATGATACTTACCCTACTCTTGGTCATTGGTAATTTTCTAGCTGATCTTCTGCTGGTGTGGTCTGACCCGAGAATAAAATTCTCATGA
- a CDS encoding peptide ABC transporter permease has product MTTATGDTLRSSQQEEQHKSVSVRAVQWRIFRQNRLAILGLVVLGLFFLLLAFGDFIAPYRPAMLTPNPLAPPHRLHFRDADGAFHWRPFYYAYDKVRDMKTFKTTYVEDTTKKMPLRLFIRGDSYRMWGLFETDLHLFGVNSDHRVHIIGSDELGRDLFSRLVWATRISLTIGLLGVVISLVLGALLGVISGYYGGVVDVIMQRLIELLMSFPQIPLWMAFAAIIPVRTDPLLVYFLITIILSFINWTGLARQIRGMTLSLKERDYALAAQAMGASDLRIMVRHILPNTIGHMIVISTLAVPGMILAETALSFLGLGIREPMLSWGTLLKQAQSLHMMAQAPWVLIPALAVVASVLAFNFVGDGLRDSLDPYER; this is encoded by the coding sequence ATGACCACCGCTACTGGCGATACTCTTCGTAGTTCTCAACAGGAAGAGCAGCATAAGAGCGTCAGTGTACGTGCAGTTCAGTGGAGGATTTTCCGGCAGAATCGCTTGGCTATTCTCGGGTTAGTAGTTCTTGGATTATTCTTCCTCTTGCTTGCTTTCGGCGATTTCATTGCGCCTTACCGGCCAGCTATGCTTACGCCCAATCCACTGGCCCCTCCACATCGCCTCCATTTTCGGGATGCTGACGGAGCTTTCCATTGGAGGCCCTTCTACTATGCCTACGACAAGGTTCGGGACATGAAGACTTTCAAGACTACCTATGTTGAGGACACCACCAAGAAAATGCCTTTACGATTATTCATTCGGGGGGACTCGTACCGAATGTGGGGATTATTCGAAACTGACTTGCATTTGTTCGGAGTGAACTCTGACCATAGGGTTCACATCATTGGTAGTGATGAACTTGGACGAGACCTCTTCTCGAGGCTAGTGTGGGCCACCCGCATTTCGTTGACCATTGGCCTGCTTGGAGTCGTCATTAGCCTTGTTCTAGGTGCTCTTCTCGGTGTGATTAGTGGTTATTACGGCGGGGTTGTTGACGTCATTATGCAGCGGCTTATCGAGTTGCTCATGTCGTTCCCTCAAATCCCATTGTGGATGGCTTTTGCTGCGATTATTCCTGTTCGTACAGACCCGCTACTGGTGTACTTCCTCATAACTATCATCCTCTCCTTCATTAATTGGACGGGACTGGCCCGACAAATCCGGGGTATGACCTTGTCGTTGAAGGAACGGGATTACGCTCTTGCTGCACAAGCCATGGGCGCCAGTGACCTGCGAATTATGGTTCGGCATATACTTCCGAACACCATCGGGCACATGATTGTCATCTCGACACTAGCCGTTCCCGGAATGATTCTCGCTGAAACAGCACTTTCTTTCTTGGGTCTCGGCATCCGAGAACCCATGTTGAGCTGGGGAACTCTACTTAAACAAGCACAAAGTCTACACATGATGGCCCAAGCACCATGGGTTCTCATCCCTGCTTTAGCTGTGGTGGCATCCGTTCTAGCCTTTAACTTTGTCGGGGACGGCTTACGGGATTCCCTTGACCCATACGAGAGGTAG